A single Elaeis guineensis isolate ETL-2024a chromosome 15, EG11, whole genome shotgun sequence DNA region contains:
- the LOC105058709 gene encoding uncharacterized protein, producing the protein MESLWLLCFTASLLLIQLGTAGAQAPAVAPTIKPPPVTATPPAAATPPPSSSPTSSPPPVSTPPPVVTPPPSAPPASPPVPLPPASPPPAALPPPPALPPPPASPPAVTPVTPPPMPPPPVPPPIPPPPATPPATPPAMPGPAPAPSISAPAPAPTKGKGKHKKRRHKKKHAPAPAPTVPSPPAPIAPTPPDAEDVTSPAPQPIDLNGSTAMFEKGGMLRNWVGTMLAMFMLLMVSS; encoded by the exons ATGGAATCACTTTGGTTGCTTTGTTTCACAGCCTCTCTTCTTCTTATTCAACTAGGCACCGCCGGAGCACAAGCACCGGCGGTTGCACCCACCATAAAACCACCACCGGTCACTGCCACACCTCCAGCAGCAGCGACACCACCACCCTCCTCAAGCCCGACGAGCTCACCACCTCCGGTCTCTACACCACCACCGGTGGTAACACCACCACCATCAGCGCCACCGGCATCGCCTCCTGTTCCGTTGCCGCCCGCATCACCACCACCAGCAGCATTGCCACCACCACCGGCATTACCACCACCACCAGCATCGCCACCAGCTGTAACTCCGGTGACGCCACCACCAATGCCGCCACCGCCGGTGCCGCCACCAATTCCACCGCCGCCAGCGACACCACCAGCCACACCTCCAGCGATGCCTGGGCCAGCACCGGCACCGTCAATATCTGCGCCAGCACCTGCTCCGACGAAGGGTAAGGGGAAGCACAAGAAAAGAAGGCACAAGAAGAAGCATGCGCCGGCACCAGCACCGACAGTGCCGAGCCCGCCGGCACCGATTGCACCCACGCCACCTGATGCGGAGGATGTAACGAGTCCGGCGCCTCAGCCAATTGATCTG AATGGAAGCACTGCAATGTTTGAGAAGGGAGGGATGCTCCGGAACTGGGTGGGAACCATGTTGGCTATGTTTATGCTGTTGATGGTGTCAAGTTAG